From the genome of Paraburkholderia aromaticivorans, one region includes:
- the speG gene encoding spermidine N1-acetyltransferase, which yields MTTERSSELTLRPLERTDLRFVHEVNNNAKIMRYWFEEPYETFSELTQLYDQHVHDLRERRFVAIDNEGQTVGVVELIELDYIHRRGEFQIIIAPHAQGRGYATLATELATDYAFSVLNLRKVYLIVDKSNTSAIHIYEKCGFRHEAELIEEFFGNGSYHNALRMCMFQDDFFELKRRLG from the coding sequence ATGACTACCGAACGCAGCAGCGAACTCACGTTGCGCCCGCTCGAACGCACCGATCTGCGCTTCGTCCATGAAGTGAACAACAACGCCAAAATCATGCGTTACTGGTTCGAAGAGCCGTACGAAACGTTTTCCGAACTGACGCAGCTCTACGACCAGCACGTGCACGACCTGCGCGAACGGCGCTTCGTGGCGATCGATAACGAGGGGCAAACCGTCGGCGTGGTCGAGTTGATCGAGCTCGACTATATCCATCGGCGTGGCGAGTTTCAGATCATCATCGCGCCCCATGCGCAAGGGCGCGGCTATGCCACTCTGGCCACCGAACTTGCAACCGACTATGCGTTTTCGGTGCTGAACTTGCGCAAGGTCTATCTGATCGTCGACAAGTCGAATACATCGGCGATCCACATCTACGAGAAGTGCGGCTTCCGGCACGAAGCCGAACTGATCGAGGAATTCTTCGGCAACGGCAGCTATCACAACGCCTTGCGTATGTGCATGTTCCAGGACGACTTCTTCGAGCTCAAGCGGCGCCTCGGCTAA
- the sap1 gene encoding surface attachment protein Sap1 gives MKTRIALVFAIAGLAAATVQAQDVMIKPQQTIQFKANAYGCLSKDKLDAADQHAQAGEQQKMQEFFSGYQCVSTPENSSFRVVRVVGHDVEFVNSGNSDTQGLWANDRFIKQ, from the coding sequence ATGAAAACGCGAATCGCCCTTGTTTTCGCCATTGCGGGATTGGCTGCCGCAACTGTTCAGGCGCAAGACGTCATGATCAAGCCGCAGCAGACCATTCAGTTCAAGGCCAATGCGTACGGCTGCCTGTCGAAGGATAAACTCGACGCCGCCGACCAGCACGCGCAGGCCGGTGAACAGCAAAAGATGCAGGAATTCTTCTCCGGATATCAATGTGTTTCGACACCGGAAAATTCGAGTTTCCGCGTCGTGCGCGTGGTGGGCCACGACGTCGAATTCGTGAATTCCGGTAATAGCGACACGCAAGGTCTTTGGGCAAACGATCGATTCATCAAGCAATAA
- a CDS encoding IlvD/Edd family dehydratase yields the protein MADSNQTKKPLRSQAWFGLKDRDGFLHRSWMKNQGIPHDEFDGRPVIGICNTWSELTPCNAHFRELAEYVKKGVHEAGGLPLEFPVMSLGETNLRPTAMLFRNLASMDVEESIRGNPMDGVILLVGCDKTTPALLMGAASCNLPALAVSGGPMLNGRFRGKNIGSGTGVWQMSEEVRAGTMTQEEFTEAESCMNRSRGHCMTMGTASTMASMVESLGMGLPHNAAIPAVDARRQVLAHLAGRRIVDMVREDLTMDKILTRQAFENAIRTNAAIGGSTNAVVHLIALAKRIGVELSLEDWELGSDVPCLVNLQPSGEYLMEDFYYAGGLPAVLKQLGEQGLLHKEALTVNGKTLWDNVRNAPNYDEKVITTFAEPFKPKAGIAVLKGNLAPNGAVIKPSAATAKLLKHRGRAVVFENIEELHAKIDDESLDIDEHCIMVLKGAGPKGYPGFAEVGNMPLPKKVLQKGITDMVRISDGRMSGTAYGAVVLHVSPEAAAGGPLAFVRTGDMIELDVEARRLHLDVSDDELARRRAAWQAPEAPKRGYYKLYVEHVLQADQGADLDFLVGSSGAPVPRDSH from the coding sequence ATGGCTGATTCGAACCAGACTAAAAAGCCGCTGCGCAGCCAGGCGTGGTTCGGCCTCAAGGACCGCGACGGCTTTCTGCATCGCTCGTGGATGAAGAACCAGGGCATTCCACACGACGAATTCGACGGACGCCCGGTGATCGGCATCTGCAATACGTGGTCCGAACTGACGCCGTGCAACGCGCATTTTCGCGAGCTCGCCGAGTATGTGAAAAAAGGCGTGCACGAAGCGGGCGGCCTGCCGCTCGAGTTCCCGGTGATGTCGCTCGGTGAGACCAACCTGCGGCCCACCGCGATGCTGTTCCGCAACCTCGCCTCGATGGATGTCGAGGAATCGATTCGCGGCAATCCCATGGACGGCGTGATCCTGCTGGTCGGCTGCGACAAGACCACGCCCGCGCTGCTGATGGGCGCGGCGTCGTGCAATCTGCCCGCGCTCGCGGTATCGGGCGGTCCGATGCTCAATGGCCGCTTTCGCGGCAAGAACATCGGCTCCGGCACAGGCGTCTGGCAGATGTCCGAAGAAGTGCGCGCCGGTACGATGACGCAGGAGGAATTCACCGAAGCCGAGTCGTGCATGAACCGCTCGCGCGGCCACTGCATGACGATGGGCACGGCCTCGACGATGGCCTCGATGGTCGAATCGCTCGGCATGGGCTTGCCGCACAACGCGGCGATTCCCGCGGTCGACGCGCGCCGTCAGGTGCTCGCGCATCTCGCGGGGCGCCGCATCGTCGATATGGTCCGCGAGGATCTGACGATGGACAAGATCCTCACGCGTCAGGCCTTCGAAAACGCGATCCGCACGAATGCGGCGATCGGTGGCTCGACCAATGCGGTCGTCCATCTGATCGCGCTCGCCAAGCGTATTGGCGTGGAGTTGTCGCTGGAGGACTGGGAGCTGGGTTCGGACGTGCCGTGTCTCGTGAATCTGCAACCGTCGGGCGAATACCTGATGGAGGACTTTTACTACGCGGGCGGTTTGCCGGCCGTGTTGAAGCAACTCGGCGAACAGGGACTGCTGCATAAGGAAGCGCTGACGGTAAACGGCAAGACACTCTGGGACAACGTGCGCAACGCCCCGAACTATGACGAAAAGGTCATCACGACGTTCGCCGAGCCGTTCAAGCCGAAGGCCGGCATCGCGGTGCTCAAGGGCAACCTGGCGCCGAATGGCGCGGTGATCAAACCGTCGGCGGCGACCGCGAAGCTGCTGAAACACCGCGGCCGCGCCGTGGTGTTCGAGAACATCGAGGAACTGCACGCGAAGATCGACGACGAGTCGCTCGACATCGACGAGCATTGCATCATGGTGCTCAAGGGCGCCGGGCCGAAGGGTTATCCGGGTTTCGCCGAAGTCGGCAACATGCCGCTGCCGAAAAAGGTGCTGCAAAAAGGCATTACGGACATGGTGCGCATTTCCGACGGTCGCATGAGCGGCACGGCGTACGGTGCCGTTGTGCTGCACGTGTCGCCGGAAGCGGCCGCAGGCGGCCCGCTCGCGTTCGTGCGAACCGGCGACATGATCGAACTCGATGTCGAAGCACGGCGCCTGCATCTGGACGTCAGCGACGACGAACTCGCGCGCCGGCGCGCCGCATGGCAGGCGCCGGAAGCGCCCAAACGCGGCTACTACAAGCTCTACGTCGAACACGTGCTGCAAGCGGACCAGGGCGCCGATCTCGACTTCCTGGTGGGATCGAGCGGCGCGCCGGTGCCGCGCGATTCGCACTGA